A DNA window from Castanea sativa cultivar Marrone di Chiusa Pesio chromosome 7, ASM4071231v1 contains the following coding sequences:
- the LOC142642865 gene encoding uncharacterized protein LOC142642865 — MVQELFQHSGETISRHFEKMITLLGARFAEAYVKPSDPTFSEVPTKIQDHPIYWPHFKDCIGAIDGTHVIAIVPTEKSIPYFGRKGYPTQNVMAACDFDMLFTFVLPGWEGAAHDTHIFLDTIRTQSNNFPHPPPGKYYVVDSGYPMMQGYLAPYKGISYHLQDFRRRVEALELDMKNLIMLTHLFDV, encoded by the exons ATGGTTCAAGAATTATTTCAGCATTCGGGTGAAACCATAAGTAGACATTTTGAGAAGATGATCACTCTGTTAGGTGCTCGCTTTGCAGAAGCATATGTAAAGCCTTCGGATCCAACTTTTAGTGAAGTTCCAACCAAAATACAAGaccatccaatttattggcCACATTTCAAA gaTTGCATCGGTGCGATTGATGGCACACATGTGATAGCGATTGTACCTACTGAGAAGTCCATTCCATACTTTGGAAGAAAGGGATATCCAACCCAAAATGTGATGGCTGCATGTGACTTTGATATGTTATTCACATTTGTTTTGCCTGGATGGGAAGGTGCGGCACACGACACccacatttttcttgatactATTCGTACACAAAGTAACAACTTTCCGCACCCACCACCAG GGAAATATTATGTAGTTGATTCTGGATACCCAATGATGCAAGGCTATTTGGCACCATACAAAGGGATATCATACCATCTTCAGGACTTTCGAAGGAGAGTGGAGGCCCTAGAACTAGAcatgaaaaatttaatcatgCTCACTCATCTCTTCGATGTGTGA
- the LOC142642866 gene encoding uncharacterized protein LOC142642866, whose translation MDDYNGTHESGHFMELLMDGDYRNYCDDHDGSDYNNVDNNNDGDNNDGDNNDGDDDDDDDDDESSDSDDDSDSDSDSDDSNDNSNEEFYQLVTVTCEAVVTYFNKYISKTPCHDSEQTGWDWLRRCMEGNETLCYNMF comes from the coding sequence ATGGATGATTATAATGGTACTCATGAGAGTGGCCATTTTATGGAACTATTAATGGATGGGGATTACAGAAATTATTGTGATGATCATGATGGTAGTGATTATAACAATGTTgacaataataatgatggtgataacaatgatggtgataacaatgatggtgatgatgatgatgatgatgatgatgatgaaagtAGTGACAGTGATGATGACAGTGATAGTGATTCTGACAGTGATGATAGTAATGACAATTCTAACGAGGAGTTTTACCAGCTTGTGACAGTTACCTGTGAAGCAGTTGTGACATATTTCAATAAGTACATTAGTAAGACTCCTTGTCATGATTCTGAACAAACGGGGTGGGATTGGCTGAGACGCTGTATGGAAGGTAATGAGACTTTGTGTTACAATATGTTTTGA